One Hypomesus transpacificus isolate Combined female chromosome 21, fHypTra1, whole genome shotgun sequence genomic region harbors:
- the ptk7a gene encoding inactive tyrosine-protein kinase 7a — METYMNSRSKVKQEMPPTMTTATMFTIIFFIQVLAVHGVSFHFTKEPKSQDALHGRSAMLRCEVSESEDMSYSWLQNGQAVDDSERRFQEGPNLKFTAVDRTLDAGNFQCLAHRNSTGEEERSTNASFNIKWLESGDVTLKEPATEQEIQSSAPVMLRCNIDGHPRPTCHWYRDGIRLPERTHQINNKERTLTLPSANPENNGLYYCCAKNAAGHVCSNANFTLNIIDKSYPQPVVSPEDVVVLRNEEALLRCQFSAEPPPTMEWYHEDELVANKSRLVLLANGSLLITQVKPRNIGLYKCVAKGLSGPAVTLKATVRLAEIEDMGSGISHVFTDDTPQRIPCRSPRGYPEPDVWWERDGKKVADEGRVHQSGLSLVFNPILREDSGTYSCVAQNKAGTKRRELTITVATAPEWVEKPVDTEMQEGQPGYLHCHTQATPQPQVTWYRNFAPLSAEDVRYKLFPNGTLRINTVEVYDSHMYTCQSQTEGGRLEARARVLVLEKLKFTPTPQPSQCLELDTESTVQCSAKGRENPTILWALADGSELPAHVFQNGGALHFTTVTRADSGNYTCTATNHLQGQIKAAVQLTVAVYIVFKLEPENTTVYQGHTAILHCQATGDPAPFIQWKKKDKFLEPSKSRFQKMPNGSLVIHDVSMEDTGSYTCIAGNSCNIRHTSAQLYVVEKPVHHSLEEEERAPYKMIQTVGLSVGAAVAYIIVVLGLMFYCKKRRNAKRLDKGPEGEEAEHLNGGSAQPNGQATAEVQEELALTNMGGGASGNNKRHSSQNPEKLLYPRSNLTTITTLGKGEFGEVFLAKAKGLGGGGGKASEDEEETVVLVKSLQTRDEAAQLEFRREAEMLGKTSHPNLARLLAMCREAEPHYLVLEYADMGDLKQYLKLAKAKEEKPKSHHLSTKQKVGVCLQVARGMEHLSNQRFVHKDLATRNCLISAKRHVKVSALGLSKDVYNNEYYHYRQAWIPLRWLPAEAVFEDDYSTKTDVWSFGVLMWEVFSLGEMPHAVLADDKVLEELREAKGKLPLPQGCPSRVYKLMVRCWAPSPKDRPCFSDIVGTLCELPSESKV; from the exons TTCTTGCAGTGCATGGGGTCTCCTTTCACTTCACCAAGGAACCAAAGTCCCAGGATGCACTGCACGGGCGTAGTGCCATGCTGCGCTGCGAGGTCAGCGAGTCAGAAGACATGAGCTATAGCTGGCTTCAGAATGGCCAGGCAGTGGATGACTCGGAACGGCGTTTTCAGGAAGGCCCCAACCTCAAGTTCACCGCTGTGGATCGGACATTGGATGCTGGAAACTTCCAGTGCCTGGCACACAGGAATTCCACTGGTGAAGAGGAGCGCTCTACAAATGCATCGTTCAATATTaaat ggttaGAGAGCGGGGATGTGACCCTGAAGGAGCCTGCGACTGAGCAGGAGATTCAGAGCTCTGCCCCCGTCATGCTCAGGTGCAACATTGATGGGCACCCAAG GCCAACGTGCCATTGGTACAGAGATGGCATACGTCTGCCAGAGAGGACACACCAGATCAACAACAAGGAGCGCACCCTCACACTACCCAGTGCCAACCCCGAAAACAATGGCCTGTACTACTGCTGCGCCAAGAACGCCGCTGGCCATGTCTGCAGCAACGCCAACTTCACCCTCAACATCATAG ATAAGAGCTACCCTCAGCCCGTGGTCTCCCCAGAGGACGTGGTGGTCCTGAGGAACGAGGAGGCTCTCCTGCGCTGCCAGTTCTCTGCGGAGCCCCCACCCACGATGGAGTGGTACCACGAGGACGAGCTTGTCGCCAACAAGTcacg CTTGGTTTTATTGGCCAATGGCTCTCTGCTGATCACCCAAGTGAAGCCTCGGAACATTGGTCTCTACAAGTGTGTTGCCaaaggccttagtggtcccgcTGTTACTCTGAAGGCCACTGTTCGGTTAGCAG AAATTGAGGACATGGGCTCTGGTATAAGCCATGTCTTCACCGACGACACCCCACAGCGCATCCCCTGCCGGTCCCCTCGCGGCTACCCGGAACCCGATGTGTGGTGGGAGCGTGACGGGAAGAAGGTCGCCGACGAGGGCCGGGTGCACCAAAGCGGCCTGTCCCTGGTCTTCAACCCTATCTTGAGGGAGGACTCGGGCACCTACAGCTGTGTGGCACAGAACAAGGCTGGGACCAAGAGGCGGGAGCTGACCATCACTGTGGCCA CTGCTCCAGAGTGGGTGGAGAAGCCTGTGGACACCGAGATGCAAGAAGGCCAACCGGGCTACCTGCACTGCCACACCCAGGCCACACCTCAGCCCCAGGTCACCTGGTACCGCAACTTTGCCCCCCTCAGTGCCGAG GACGTTCGTTATAAGCTGTTTCCCAATGGGACCCTGAGGATCAACACGGTGGAGGTCTATGACAGTCACATGTACACATGCCAGAGCCAGACAGAAGGGGGCAGACTGGAGGCCAGAGCCCGGGTCTTGGTACTGG AGAAGCTGAAGTTCACCCcgaccccccagccctctcagTGTCTGGAGCTGGACACGGAGAGCACGGTGCAGTGCTCTGCCAAGGGCCGCGAAAACCCCACCATCCTCTGGGCtctagcag ACGGCAGCGAACTGCCTGCCCATGTGTTCCAGAATGGCGGCGCTCTCCACTTCACCACAGTGACGCGGGCTGACAGTGGCAACTACACGTGCACGGCCACCAACCACCTGCAGGGCCAGATCAAAGCAGCCGTGCAGCTCACAGTGGCAG TCTACATAGTGTTCAAGCTGGAGCCAGAGAACACAACAGTGTACCAGGGCCACACAGCCATTCTCCACTGCCAGGCCACAGGCGACCCTGCTCCCTTCATCCAGTGGAAGAAGAAGGACAAGTTCCTTGAACCCAGCAAGAGCAG GTTCCAGAAGATGCCCAATGGCTCTCTGGTCATTCACGATGTAAGCATGGAGGACACGGGGAGCTACACTTGCATTGCAGGCAACAGCTGCAACATTCGTCACACCTCTGCCCAGCTCTACGTCGTAG AGAAGCCAGTGCACCactctctggaggaggaggaaagggcgCCCTACAAAATGATCCAGACTGTTGGACTATCGGTGGGCGCTGCCGTCGCCTACATCATCGTTGTGCTCGGGCTGATGTTCTACTGCAAGAAGAGACGCAACGCCAAAAGGCTCGACAAGGGgccggagggagaggaggcagaacACCTCAACG GGGGCAGTGCACAGCCCAATGGGCAGGCCACAGCGGAGGTCCAGGAGGAGTTGGCTCTCACCAACATGGGCGGTGGTGCCAGCGGCAACAACAAACGACACAGCAGCCAGAACCCTGAGAAGCTGCTGTACCCCCGAAGCAACCtgaccaccatcaccaccctaG gtAAAGGTGAGTTTGGGGAGGTCTTCCTAGCCAAAGCTAagggcctggggggagggggaggaaaagcgagtgaggacgaggaggagacgGTTGTCCTGGTGAAGAGCCTGCAGACGCGGGACGAGGCGGCTCAGCTGGAGTTCCGGCGCGAGGCCGAGATGCTGGGCAAGACAAGCCACCCCAACCTGGCTCGCCTGCTGGCCATGTGCAGAGAGGCCGAGCCCCATTACCTGGTCCTGGAGTACGCCGACATG GGTGATCTGAAGCAGTACCTCAAGCTGGCAAAAGCCAAGGAGGAGAAGCCCAAGTCCCATCACCTCAGCACCAAGCAGAAA GTGGGAGTCTGTCTCCAGGTTGCCCGGGGGATGGAGCACTTGTCCAATCAGCGCTTTGTTCACAAAGACCTGGCCACGCGCAACTGCCTGATCAGCGCCAAGAGACACGTCAAAGTGTCTGCCCTGGGACTCAGCAAGGACGTCTACAACAA CGAGTACTATCACTACCGCCAGGCCTGGATCCCGCTGCGCTGGCTTCCGGCCGAAGCAGTCTTCGAGGACGACTACTCCACCAAGACAGACGTGTGGTCCTTCGGCGTGCTCATGTGGGAGGTGTTTAGCCTGGGGGAGATGCCCCACGCCGTGCTGGCTGACGACAAGGTCCTCGAAG AGCTGAGGGAGGCCAAAGGGAAGCTGCCCCTGCCTCAGGGCTGCCCCTCCCGAGTGTACAAGCTCATGGTACGCTGCTGGGCGCCCAGCCCCAAGGACCGGCCCTGCTTCAGCGACATCGTGGGAACCCTCTGCGAGCTGCCCTCCGAGAGCAAGGTGTGA